Genomic segment of Clostridiales bacterium:
AGGTTCGTAATACAAATAGCGGTTGGAAGTAATTTTTGCATGCGCCTTTTTTAACGCGTCGTATTTCATAAACCTTGCCTTTTTTTCGTTCTTTTTGTAAATTATATGCTTAACAATCCTTTGAAAATAACCAAGCGTTCATAGGCGTTTTCGACAAAAACAACAAATTTAAATATTCTTTACTACGCGCCGGCATTATGATATTATAGGTTTAATAGTTTTTTACGAAGGATAAGGATAAACATATGAATATAGCGATGATAGCCCATGACAAAAAGAAAGACGATATTGTAATGCTTGCCATCGCTTACCGCCAAGTGTTAAAAAACCATACTATTTACGCCACGGGCACTACGGGTAAGCTGATCGCCGAGGCGACAGGGCTAGACATAATCAGATTCAAATCGGGACCGCTTGGGGGCGACCAGCAAATAGGCGCGATGGTGGCCGACAACGAAATAGATTTGGTCATATTTTTTAGGGATCCCCTAACAGCCCAACCGCACGAGCCCGATGTGTCCGCGCTTTTGAGGCTGTGCGATGTGCATAATATACCGCTTGCCACCAATCTTGCCACGGGCGAAATAATGATGATGGCGCTCTCAAGAGGCGATATCAATTGGAGAAATACTATCAAAAAAAGGGATTAATTTATATCCAACAATCTCGGAATCCTTTTGTAAAAAATAGGCGTCGCCAAAATTAAGACTATCAGGCTTATCAAATCTCCCAAAAGATACAAAGGCAGGCTAAGCGCCGCGGCGGTTATTACGGCTTGAGATTGATTGAGATAAAAAGACAAAATCATAAGCATATAAGGCGCGCCAATCAAATATACCCCAAAAATACCCGCCAAACATATTAAAAATGTTTTTAGATAATCCGAAACTTTAATTTTTGACAAATAAAAATCTTCAAAAAGATAATCCCTTAATATCCCGCAAATAAACGCGCACAAAATAAAACCCAAAATAAACCCAAAAGACGGCATAAAAACATAAGTTATTCCGCCGCCGCGGGTAAAAATAGGAATGCCTATAAGTCCCAATAACATATATATCGCTTGGCTCAGCGGCCCCCATTTTTTGCCCAAAAACAATCCCGCCATGCAAGCAAAAAAAGTTTGCAAAGTTATATCAAGCATAGGAAGAGGAATTTTGATAAACCCTCCAGCGCAGGTCAATGCGCAAATTAATGCGGTCGCGGCGATTTTGAAACTTATTGATTTATATGCGCTTTTGGATACTTGGCTTGTTTGGGACATAAATAATCAAATCCTTATATTAGTTTATGCGCATATGATAGCACAATATATTCTAGATTGTAAACTAAATAAGCATATCTGGTTTACAATTGCCGCTTACAATTGCCGCAAAAAATTTATGCAAATCAATATCTTTAATATTTCGACATATTATGATATAATTATTTAAAATGTTAGATGATCGGATTGGGATGGAAACGGATAACAGCAAATTAAATTCTTTAATTTTGTTGTTTGTCTTTGACAAAATGGATGTGCCTCTTACCGAGAGCACAATCTTAGAAATGTGCTGTAGCCGTAATAACTGGATCAACTACATGGAATGCAAGCAGGCCTTTAATATTTTGTTGAAGAATAACTTTATTACCATGATCTCTTCTTCCAAAGGGCCTGTAAGCGCATCGGGCGCGCCCACGATAGAAAGCGCATACGCGCTTACGGTGGACGGCAGGATGTGCCTTTCGCATTTGTTTTATTATATACCGGCATCTTTGCGCGCAGAGATTGTGGATT
This window contains:
- a CDS encoding methylglyoxal synthase encodes the protein MNIAMIAHDKKKDDIVMLAIAYRQVLKNHTIYATGTTGKLIAEATGLDIIRFKSGPLGGDQQIGAMVADNEIDLVIFFRDPLTAQPHEPDVSALLRLCDVHNIPLATNLATGEIMMMALSRGDINWRNTIKKRD
- a CDS encoding biotin transporter BioY; this encodes MSQTSQVSKSAYKSISFKIAATALICALTCAGGFIKIPLPMLDITLQTFFACMAGLFLGKKWGPLSQAIYMLLGLIGIPIFTRGGGITYVFMPSFGFILGFILCAFICGILRDYLFEDFYLSKIKVSDYLKTFLICLAGIFGVYLIGAPYMLMILSFYLNQSQAVITAAALSLPLYLLGDLISLIVLILATPIFYKRIPRLLDIN
- a CDS encoding DUF4364 family protein — protein: MLDDRIGMETDNSKLNSLILLFVFDKMDVPLTESTILEMCCSRNNWINYMECKQAFNILLKNNFITMISSSKGPVSASGAPTIESAYALTVDGRMCLSHLFYYIPASLRAEIVDYVAENRMHYRRRQEYTRDYYMNEDGTHTVVLGIKDPTKQLLEIKMNVDSRATAKSICNKWDEKASQIFASLYELLDE